A window of the Tenebrio molitor chromosome 1, icTenMoli1.1, whole genome shotgun sequence genome harbors these coding sequences:
- the LOC138141607 gene encoding uncharacterized protein: protein MGLLSFEVLLLASVAASPALALFSRQYHQLAPPPRLRVHFDAADQLILPRHATIKLVDHDKFSPFLVSKPPKKPKLFVGKLTGGWKATDVEKIFEKEVSLEEPFRPVSLLGVGGFLSSRQIHGGSQFDDVKPVTEHIEDDLKYDFRTNTHSI, encoded by the exons ATGGGTCTTCTTAGCTTCGAG GTGCTGCTGTTGGCGTCCGTGGCGGCGTCGCCCGCCCTCGCCCTCTTCTCCCG GCAGTACCATCAGCTGGCGCCGCCGCCCCGCCTCCGCGTCCACTTCGACGCCGCCGACCAGCTAATTCTGCCGAGGCACGCAACGATAAAGCTGGTCGACCACGATAAATTCTCCCCGTTCCTGGTATCGAAACCGCCGAAAAAACCGAAGCTCTTCGTTGGTAAATTAACGGGCGGTTGGAAGGCAACAGACGTTGAAAAAATCTTTGAGAAGGAAGTGAGTTTGGAGGAGCCGTTCCGACCGGTATCGCTGCTCGGCGTCGGCGGCTTTCTGTCCAGCAGACAAATCCACGGCGGGTCTCAATTCGACGACGTCAAACCGGTTACGGAACACATCGAAGACGACCTCAAGTACGACTTCAGGACGAACACGCATTCTATATGA